Genomic window (Armatimonadota bacterium):
GCCATGGCGTCGCGCCCCGTCGTTCACCGCTGCCGACGGCTTGCCGATCCTGCTCTACCACAAGGTGGGCGACTACCGGTCAGGCGCAGCGGTGAAGGCTCATTATGTCACGCCCGCGTTGTTTCGCGCCCACTTGTCTTTCCTCGCCGCCGCCGGATACCGCACGATCGGCGTGCGCGACATCTTGCGCTACCTGCGCGGCGAGCGCATCGCGGTCGAGCGACCGATAGCGATCACCTTCGACGACGGGTACGAATGCGTGTACTCCCGGGCCTGGCCGGTACTTCGCGAGTTCGGATTCGGGGCCATCGTCTTCGTCGCCGCGGGGCATGTGGGTGGGGTCAACGACTGGGAGCCCCGGCTGAGGGCGCCCGAGCCGATGCTGACAGCCGATCACATCGCTGAGCTAGCGCGCGCCGGCATTGAGATCGGCTCCCATGGCATGAGCCATCGCCCCCTGACCCGGCTCGCGTCCGCGCGGTTGCGGGAGGAGCTCGTCGCCTCCAAGCGCATACTGGAGGATATGCTGGAGCGCGAGGTGTGCGCGCTGTCGTACCCCTGCGGGGATCATGACGGCCGCGTGCGCGCGCTCGCGGCCGAGGCGGGTTATCTCGCCGCCTGCGCCACCGAGCGCGGCGTCAACCGGCCCGGAGGCGACTTCTTCTCTCTCCGGCGCCTTAACATCCGTCGCTACAACTACCTTCCGCTGTTCCGACGCAAGCTGCGACGCGCCTATGGCCTGCCGGCGCCGCGGGCGGAGTAAGCCGTGCGCATCTATCAGTTCATCACGCCCTCGCAAATCGGCGGGGCTGAAGTGCACGTGCTCAGCCTCTGCCTCAAGCTGGTTGAGCGCGGCCACGCGGTGACCGTGGTCTGCCCGCGCGGCCGCGCCTTGACCGATGAACTGCGCCGCCGCGGCGTTGATCTCTGGGCGCCGCGCACCGCGGGCAAACTCGACCCCGTGACCCTGCTCCGCCTGGCGCGGCGTTTGCGCCGCGAGCGCGTCGCCGTGCTGCACACCCACCTTTCCACCGCCAGCCTCATCGGCAGCCTCGCCGCGCGCCTGGCCCACGTGCCCGTAGTGGCGACGGTGCATGGCCTCAACACGCGCACCTGCTTCATGCACGCCCAACGCATCATCGCCGTCTCTCACGCGGTGCGCCGTCATCTGGCCGCACAGGGCGTCCCGGAAACACGCATCCGCGTCATCTACAACGGCGTCAACCTGGGCGACCACCGCGACCCCCCCGATCCGCATCCCCTGCGGCAGCGGCTGGGAGTGGCGCGCGGCGACGCCCTGATTGGCACCGTCGGCCGGCTCAGCCCGGAGAAAGGCCAGGTTCATCTCATCGAGGCAGCGGCCATACTCAGGGCGCGCGACCGGTTGCCCGTGCGCGTTCTGCTCGTGGGCGACGGCCGCGAGCGCCCCGCCCTGGCGCAGGCGGCCCGGCGCCGCGGCCTCGGCGACCACGTCATCTTCGCCGGGTTTCAGCGTGACGCTACTTCTTACGAGGCGGCGATGGACATCTTCTGCCTGCCCTCGATCCGCGAGGGGCTGTCGTTATCCGCGCTGGAGGCGATGGCCCTGCGCAAACCCGTCGTCGCCTCCCGCGTCGGGGGCACCCCCGAGGTGGTGGCTGACGGCGTCAGCGGCCTGCTGGTCGAACCCGCTAACCCCGAGGCCCTGGCCGCCG
Coding sequences:
- a CDS encoding polysaccharide deacetylase family protein, translated to MHLLSPWRRAPSFTAADGLPILLYHKVGDYRSGAAVKAHYVTPALFRAHLSFLAAAGYRTIGVRDILRYLRGERIAVERPIAITFDDGYECVYSRAWPVLREFGFGAIVFVAAGHVGGVNDWEPRLRAPEPMLTADHIAELARAGIEIGSHGMSHRPLTRLASARLREELVASKRILEDMLEREVCALSYPCGDHDGRVRALAAEAGYLAACATERGVNRPGGDFFSLRRLNIRRYNYLPLFRRKLRRAYGLPAPRAE
- a CDS encoding glycosyltransferase, with protein sequence MRIYQFITPSQIGGAEVHVLSLCLKLVERGHAVTVVCPRGRALTDELRRRGVDLWAPRTAGKLDPVTLLRLARRLRRERVAVLHTHLSTASLIGSLAARLAHVPVVATVHGLNTRTCFMHAQRIIAVSHAVRRHLAAQGVPETRIRVIYNGVNLGDHRDPPDPHPLRQRLGVARGDALIGTVGRLSPEKGQVHLIEAAAILRARDRLPVRVLLVGDGRERPALAQAARRRGLGDHVIFAGFQRDATSYEAAMDIFCLPSIREGLSLSALEAMALRKPVVASRVGGTPEVVADGVSGLLVEPANPEALAAALARLLRDHDLARRMGEAGRRRVESIFDLERVVDEVEGVYHELVGTRPDAPPAAAGG